In Piliocolobus tephrosceles isolate RC106 chromosome 4, ASM277652v3, whole genome shotgun sequence, the following are encoded in one genomic region:
- the ZNF622 gene encoding zinc finger protein 622 produces the protein MATYTCITCRVAFRDADMQRAHYKTDWHRYNLRRKVAGMAPVTAEGFQERVRAQRAVAEEESKGSATYCAVCSKKFASFNAYENHLKSRRHVELEKKAVQAVNRKVEMMNEKNLEKGLGVDGVDKDAMNAAIQQAIKAQPSMSPKKAPPAPAEEARSAVAVGTGGRGTHDRDPSEKPPRLQWFEQQAKKLAKQQEEDSGEEEEDLDGDDWEDIDSDEELECEDTEAMDDAVEQDAEEEEAEEGPPLGAIPIRDCLFCSHHSSSLMKNVAHMTKVHSFFIPDIEYLSDIKGLIKYLGEKVGVGKICLWCNEKGKSFYSTEAVQAHMNDKSHCKLFTDGDAALEFADFYDFRSSYPDHKEGEDPSETEELPSEKNLEYDDETMELILPSGARVGHRSLMRYYKQRFGLSRAVAVAKNRKAVGRVLQQYRALGWTGSTGAALMRERDMQYVQRMKSKWMLKTGMKNNATKQMHFRVQVRF, from the exons ATGGCGACGTACACCTGCATAACTTGCCGGGTGGCGTTCCGCGACGCGGACATGCAGCGGGCCCACTATAAGACGGACTGGCACCGCTACAACCTGCGGCGTAAGGTGGCCGGCATGGCCCCAGTGACCGCCGAGGGCTTCCAGGAGCGAGTGCGGGCGCAGCGGGCCGTAGCGGAGGAGGAGAGCAAGGGCTCGGCCACTTACTGTGCCGTTTGCAGTAAGAAGTTTGCCTCTTTTAACGCCTACGAGAACCACCTCAAGTCCCGGCGGCACGTTGAGCTGGAGAAGAAGGCCGTGCAGGCCGTGAATCGGAAAGTGGAGATGATGAATGAAAAGAACTTGGAGAAAGGACTGGGCGTGGACGGTGTGGACAAGGATGCCATGAACGCGGCCATCCAGCAGGCCATCAAGGCCCAGCCGTCCATGTCTCCCAAGAAGGCGCCCCCAGCGCCTGCAGAGGAGGCCAGGAGTGCCGTAGCCGTGGGGACTGGTGGCCGTGGGACCCACGACCGAGACCCGAGCGAGAAGCCGCCCCGGCTCCAGTGGTTTGAACAGCAGGCGAAGAAGTTGGCAAAGCAGCAGGAGGAGGAcagtggggaggaggaagaggacctGGATGGAGACG ATTGGGAAGATATTGATTCTGACGAAGAATTGGAATGTGAGGATACTGAAGCAATGGACGATGCCGTGGAGCAGgatgcagaggaggaagaggctgaggaaggcccACCCCTTGGTGCCATCCCTATTAGGGACTGCTTATTTTGTTCCCATCATTCCAGCTCGCTCATGAAGAATGTGGCTCATATGACCAAAgtccacagtttctttattcctGATATAGAATATCTTTCAGATATTAAGGGACTGATTAAATACTTGG gaGAGAAAGTTGGTGTTGGAAAGATTTGCTTGTGGTGCAATGAGAAAGGGAAGTCCTTCTACTCCACAGAAGCTGTACAGGCGCATATGAATGACAAAAGCCACTGTAAGCTCTTCACAGATGGCGATGCTGCTTTGGAATTTGCGGACTTCTATGATTTTAG GAGTAGCTACCCAGATCACAAGGAGGGGGAGGACCCCAGTGAGACTGAGGAGTTGCCCTCAGAAAAGAACTTGGAATATGATGATGAAACCATGGAATTGATTCTGCCTTCTG GTGCCAGAGTGGGTCATCGCTCCTTGATGAGATACTACAAACAGCGATTTGGCTTGTCCAGAGCTGTGGCAGTTGCCAAAAATCGGAAGGCTGTGGGCCGAGTACTTCAGCAGTACAGAGCCCTGGGATGGACTGGCAGCACAG GAGCGGCTCTTATGCGAGAGCGAGACATGCAGTATGTCCAAAGGATGAAATCAAAATGGATGCTAAAGACAGGAATGAAGAACAATGCCACCAAGCAGATGCACTTTCGGGTCCAAGTGAGGTTCTGA